From Leptodactylus fuscus isolate aLepFus1 chromosome 11, aLepFus1.hap2, whole genome shotgun sequence, one genomic window encodes:
- the LOC142184227 gene encoding properdin-like — MLPLPIILLLMFSIQVAGSYDVLCYIEYNEKTRQCEDYLGEGIQQEDCCLNNKYGFKRDSASQCQPCRSAEWSEWGSWNSCSVTCGEGVQRRQRTCVGQGLCPGHDLEVKVCTQQDCCPVMAGWSPWTSWSICSVTCAKGKMQRSRECINPKPSCGGTCIGESTQVDVCYTNQDCPTHGSWGNWEPWNECSSHCKVEGSGILPVQSRQRVCNNPKPSIHPPGNPCQGSAQEDQPCSNLPLCPVHGNWGSWKPDSECTVTCGIGRLQEKRSCDNPPPQYGGSNCTGSSKRDTICNTKVPCPLDGKWSDWEDWSRCIRLKENITCEKKLGLQSRRRRCLGTSNGGNWCEGDYRQSRSCYDVTNCTKFSGKWSEWSEWGLCSSPCGPSAKRKRFKECLPQFSDYFGTDQGTTVTFSGTPIVNCDPINGKSQKVEEETECRNLPPCT, encoded by the exons ATGCTGCCCCTCCCCATCATCCTTCTCCTCATGTTCTCAATTCAGGTTGCAG GATCATATGATGTCCTGTGCTATATCGAATATAATGAGAAGACTCGACAATGTGAAGATTATCTGGGGGAAGGAATCCAACAAGAAGACTGCTGCCTGAACAACAAGTATGGATTCAAGAGAGACTCCGCATCACAATGTCAGCCCTGCCG CTCTGCTGAGTGGTCAGAGTGGGGAAGCTGGAACTCTTGTTCTGTGACATGTGGTGAAGGTGTACAGAGGAGACAGAGAACCTGTGTAGGACAAGGATTGTGTCCTGGACATGATTTAGAAGTAAAAGTGTGCACCCAACAAGATTGCTGCCCAG TTATGGCAGGTTGGTCGCCATGGACATCATGGTCAATATGTTCTGTTACTTGTGCCaaaggaaaaatgcagagaagccGAGAGTGTATTAACCCAAAACCTTCTTGTGGTGGGACATGTATTGGTGAAAGCACGCAAGTAGATGTTTGTTACACTAACCAGGATTGTCCAA CACATGGTTCATGGGGAAATTGGGAACCCTGGAATGAATGTTCCTCTCACTGTAAAGTAGAAGGCTCTGGGATTCTTCCAGTACAATCACGGCAGCGAGTATGCAACAACCCTAAACCATCCATACACCCTCCAGGAAACCCCTGCCAGGGTAGTGCCCAAGAAGATCAACCATGTTCAAATCTTCCTTTGTGTCCAG TTCACGGCAACTGGGGCTCATGGAAGCCAGATTCGGAGTGCACAGTGACCTGCGGTATAGGACGGCTACAAGAGAAGAGGTCATGTGACAACCCGCCCCCACAATATGGAGGAAGCAACTGCACCGGTTCTTCCAAGCGAGACACTATTTGCAACACAAAAGTTCCTTGCCCGC TTGATGGGAAGTGGTCAGACTGGGAGGACTGGTCCCGATGTATCCGGCTAAAAGAAAATATTACATGTGAAAAAAAATTGGGACTTCAGTCCAGACGTCGTCGATGCCTCGGGACAAGTAATGGAGGAAACTGGTGTGAGGGAGACTATAGACAAAGTCGCAGCTGCTACGATGTCACTAACTGTACTAAAT TTTCTGGAAAGTGGTCAGAATGGAGTGAGTGGGGACTATGCTCCTCTCCATGTGGACCATCTGCTAAGAGGAAAAGATTCAAGGAGTGTTTGCCACAGTTTTCTGATTACTT TGGCACGGACCAAGGAACCACAGTGACCTTCTCAGGGACTCCCATAGTGAACTGTGATCCAATCAATGGAAAAAGTCAGAAAGTGGAGGAAGAAACAGAATGTAGAAATCTTCCACCATGCACCTGA
- the LOC142185212 gene encoding properdin-like, with translation MSTLLVLLLCSSIIQAVTGSDNVHCYANVNEKTGECEDYLGEGVSDTDCCLNIKYGFKEDGSSACQACRQPEWTEWGAWSGCTVSCLEGVQERRRLCIGQGDCPGNDLEVQACTLQECCPQIGGWSEWSAWSECSVTCESGQRKRTRECNNPLPICGGRCIGNGVETIPCDTHQVCPTHGSWGNWGSWQQCSSACIREGSGVFPVQSRFRQCSNPPPSQSPPGRPCDGNNQENRNCLELPFCSVNGEWGAWQPDSECSVTCGVGRIRQKRSCNNPAPRHGGKACVGSPTKQTICNTKLQCPIDGYWSEWTEWSKCSSLSYPGFEHRCKEKAGTQKRERDCLGVTEDPPGKWCDGDYRESRYCYYMDRCILPGVWTEWSEWGLCSSSCGKSERSRTRECKPTYPDFSMVVAGAVKVVDVFFSGKPTPKCDPINNQRFKVTETINCKNVPECT, from the exons ATGTCCACCCTGCTAGTACTACTACTCTGCTCCTCCATCATACAGGCTGTCACAG GGTCAGACAACGTCCATTGTTACGCTAATGTGAATGAGAAGACAGGGGAATGTGAGGATTATCTCGGAGAAGGAGTCTCAGACACGGACTGCTGCCTGAACATTAAATACGGCTTTAAGGAGGACGGATCTTCAGCTTGCCAGGCCTGTCG CCAGCCTGAATGGACAGAGTGGGGAGCGTGGTCTGGGTGCACGGTGTCCTGTCTGGAAGGAGTTCAGGAAAGACGGAGGCTCTGCATAGGGCAAGGGGACTGTCCTGGGAATGATTTGGAGGTCCAGGCCTGTACCCTTCAGGAGTGCTGTCCTC agattggAGGTTGGTCTGAATGGTCCGCGTGGTCCGAGTGCTCCGTCACATGCGAGTCCGGACAAAGGAAACGCACAAGAGAATGCAACAACCCCCTTCCAATCTGTGGTGGCCGCTGCATCGGTAACGGAGTGGAGACCATACCTTGTGATACTCATCAAGTCTGCCCAA CTCATGGCTCTTGGGGTAACTGGGGGTCCTGGCAGCAGTGTTCCTCCGCCTGCATCAGAGAAGGTTCTGGAGTCTTCCCAGTTCAGTCTCGTTTTCGGCAGTGCAGTAACCCCCCGCCCTCTCAGTCCCCGCCTGGAAGACCATGTGATGGAAACAACCAAGAAAACAGAAACTGCCTAGAACTCCCTTTCTGTTCAG TTAATGGAGAGTGGGGGGCCTGGCAGCCTGACTCCGAATGTTCTGTCACCTGTGGTGTGGGACGGATCAGACAGAAGAGGTCTTGTAATAACCCCGCACCCCGTCATGGCGGAAAAGCTTGTGTGGGATCTCCAACCAAACAAACCATCTGTAATACAAAGTTACAATGTCCCA TTGATGGGTACTGGTCTGAGTGGACCGAGTGGTCAAAGTGCTCCAGTCTGTCGTATCCGGGATTCGAGCATCGGTGCAAGGAGAAGGCGGGGACCCAGAAAAGAGAACGCGATTGCCTAGGAGTGACCGAGGATCCTCCAGGAAAATGGTGTGATGGAGACTACCGTGAGAGCCGGTACTGCTactacatggacagatgtatcc TTCCAGGTGTCTGGACAGAATGGAGTGAATGGGGGCTGTGCTCATCATCATGTGGGAAGTCGGAGAGAAGCCGAACCAGAGAATGTAAACCCACATACCCCGACTTCAG CATGGTTGTGGCCGGAGCTGTTAAGGTTGTAGATGTCTTCTTCTCTGGAAAGCCAACACCAAAATGTGATCCTATTAATAATCAACGTTTCAAAGTGACTGAAACAATAAATTGTAAGAATGTTCCAGAATGCACTTAA